One region of candidate division TA06 bacterium genomic DNA includes:
- a CDS encoding site-specific DNA-methyltransferase: MKLLEDIKCGDALEVMKDIPDKTVHLVITSPPYNVGAKYDNHDDELAYDDYLNWLMDVWTEVKRILVTGGRFALNIAPTSIKNFNPIHHDFIEQMRQIGMTMRTEILWYKQTMLRRTAWGSWKSPANPHIVPSWEYVLVFCKDSWKLKGDPKDIDITADEFKRYSDGFWYIPPETRRRGHPAPFPEELIYRLIKFYTYKGNLVLDMFGGTGTVALVAYKTGRDFVHIDISEEYCKIASHRLEDAARKQEALFRPSKKPQEIESKLREDLLFIHTTGKGTRRVIPSIRSPSHGRKRKPPIRKQT, from the coding sequence TTGAAGCTCCTAGAAGACATAAAATGCGGGGATGCCTTAGAAGTGATGAAGGACATCCCTGACAAGACCGTACACCTGGTAATCACGTCACCGCCTTACAACGTCGGGGCCAAGTATGACAACCATGACGACGAGCTTGCGTACGACGACTACCTCAACTGGCTGATGGATGTATGGACGGAAGTGAAGCGGATCCTGGTCACTGGGGGACGGTTTGCGCTCAATATAGCGCCAACGAGCATCAAGAACTTCAACCCAATTCATCATGACTTTATCGAACAAATGCGCCAAATCGGGATGACAATGCGCACGGAAATCTTGTGGTACAAGCAGACTATGCTGCGGAGGACTGCCTGGGGAAGTTGGAAGAGTCCTGCTAACCCTCATATTGTCCCCTCATGGGAGTACGTTCTCGTCTTCTGCAAAGACTCCTGGAAACTGAAGGGCGATCCAAAGGACATCGACATAACCGCGGATGAGTTCAAGAGGTACTCTGATGGGTTCTGGTATATTCCACCTGAGACCCGACGGCGTGGCCATCCGGCTCCTTTTCCAGAGGAACTGATCTACAGGCTGATCAAGTTCTACACCTACAAAGGGAACCTGGTGCTGGACATGTTCGGCGGTACTGGAACCGTTGCCCTGGTCGCATACAAGACGGGGAGAGACTTCGTTCACATAGACATATCAGAAGAGTACTGCAAGATAGCCTCACACCGACTTGAAGACGCGGCCCGTAAGCAGGAAGCACTTTTTCGACCTTCAAAGAAACCTCAAGAGATTGAGAGCAAGTTAAGAGAAGACCTCCTATTCATCCACACCACGGGAAAAGGAACAAGGAGGGTGATTCCCAGTATTCGGTCTCCCTCTCATGGAAGAAAACGGAAGCCTCCTATCAGAAAGCAAACCTAG